One genomic segment of Chitinophaga sancti includes these proteins:
- a CDS encoding MFS transporter, with product MNQLESQLIDFSFYGAYFIGSLLLYFLSALRGVDILNKIGYQKGIIYGLLISVVGAVALIAAVNIGSGMANTTYAFYLILGAFFIVALGFSLQQTAANPFAFLLGDPAKGAHRLNLAGGINSLGTTIGPLIVSILLFGTAKGSASADTDISKINTLYILLIVLFLVAAAIFWFSKMPKETSDEPFEQSPKASKTLAAITALFVLIMVGLGQENKLPFFVIGIVGILAVLFYAKITSQKGADLTLQKGGEGWGAMKYPQLVLGMIAIFVYVGVEVTIASNMGGLLETKGFLTENGLTTAEIDPYVSLFWGSMMIGRWTGAISVFNVSERMRKILCVIVPFFAYGLVLGANYLKGTDVSVLYPYAGILVIQIIGFFAGQDKPAQTLMIFAILGIAANAIGLMTTGYVSLFSFISGGLFCSVMWPCIFALSIAGLGKYTAQGSSFLILMILGGSLVPPVQGGLGDDPNIGTHYSYIIPVICFAYLAFFAFRVKTILKSQGIDYESAISGGH from the coding sequence TCATTTCTGTCGTAGGTGCTGTGGCGCTCATTGCCGCAGTAAACATTGGTAGCGGTATGGCTAACACCACCTATGCCTTTTATCTCATTCTGGGCGCATTCTTCATCGTTGCCCTCGGTTTCTCTTTACAGCAAACAGCTGCAAACCCTTTTGCCTTCCTCCTTGGAGATCCTGCAAAAGGTGCTCACCGTCTGAACCTGGCGGGTGGTATCAATTCGCTTGGTACTACCATCGGTCCACTCATCGTGAGTATTCTGCTTTTCGGTACTGCCAAAGGTTCGGCAAGCGCTGATACTGACATCAGTAAGATCAACACTCTTTACATCCTGCTGATTGTATTGTTCCTCGTTGCAGCAGCTATCTTCTGGTTCTCTAAAATGCCAAAAGAAACTTCGGACGAGCCATTTGAACAATCACCCAAAGCAAGTAAAACACTGGCCGCCATCACCGCATTGTTCGTGCTCATCATGGTGGGTCTGGGCCAGGAGAATAAACTGCCATTCTTCGTGATCGGTATCGTGGGTATTCTCGCAGTCCTCTTCTATGCAAAGATCACTTCGCAGAAAGGTGCAGATCTCACCTTACAGAAAGGTGGTGAAGGCTGGGGTGCTATGAAATACCCTCAGCTGGTACTGGGCATGATCGCCATCTTCGTATATGTAGGCGTGGAAGTTACCATCGCCAGCAATATGGGTGGCCTGCTCGAAACCAAAGGCTTCCTCACTGAAAACGGGCTGACCACTGCCGAAATCGATCCTTATGTATCCCTCTTCTGGGGTAGTATGATGATCGGTCGCTGGACAGGTGCCATCTCCGTATTCAATGTGTCAGAAAGAATGCGCAAAATTCTCTGCGTAATCGTGCCATTTTTCGCTTATGGCCTCGTTTTAGGCGCCAACTACCTAAAAGGTACAGACGTGAGCGTATTGTACCCGTATGCAGGCATTCTGGTGATCCAGATCATAGGTTTCTTTGCTGGTCAGGACAAACCTGCACAAACTCTTATGATCTTCGCCATACTCGGTATCGCTGCCAATGCAATTGGGCTGATGACTACCGGTTATGTTTCTCTCTTCAGTTTCATCAGCGGCGGTTTATTCTGCTCCGTTATGTGGCCTTGTATCTTCGCACTTTCCATCGCTGGTCTGGGCAAGTACACTGCACAGGGATCTTCTTTCCTGATCCTGATGATCCTTGGTGGTTCACTCGTACCTCCTGTACAGGGTGGTCTTGGAGATGATCCAAACATTGGAACGCATTATTCTTATATTATCCCAGTTATATGCTTTGCATATCTGGCATTCTTTGCATTCAGAGTTAAAACTATTTTAAAATCACAGGGAATAGATTATGAGTCAGCAATTAGCGGTGGGCATTGA
- a CDS encoding ROK family protein, which yields MSQQLAVGIDIGGTNTKFGIVDRRGNILCDGRMLTNQHEDVDAFLDELHGHLSVLIEQVGGMENIRGIGVGAPNGNFYTGNIEYAPNLRWKGVVPLSKLLEAKFGVPAVLTNDANAAALGEFMYGAARSMRDFIVITLGTGVGSGIVANGQLIYGHDGFAGELGHCIVIPGGRFHPGTKAHGSLEAYASATGVTNTALEFLETRPNTQSLLREFKKEEVNSKVIYEAAMKGDPLAMEVYEFTGKVLGEALANFVMFSSPEAIVLFGGLTKAGDLLMKPVREHMEKNLLPIFQNKVKLVFSELKESDAAILGASALAWEMKD from the coding sequence ATGAGTCAGCAATTAGCGGTGGGCATTGATATTGGAGGAACCAATACAAAGTTTGGCATAGTAGATCGCAGAGGTAATATTCTGTGTGATGGTCGTATGCTAACGAACCAACACGAAGACGTAGACGCTTTCCTGGACGAGTTGCACGGACACCTGTCCGTACTGATCGAACAGGTTGGAGGCATGGAAAACATCAGAGGAATTGGCGTAGGAGCTCCTAACGGAAACTTTTATACCGGAAATATTGAATACGCTCCAAACCTTCGCTGGAAGGGAGTAGTTCCATTATCGAAATTGCTGGAAGCTAAATTTGGTGTCCCTGCTGTTTTAACAAATGACGCAAATGCAGCTGCACTGGGTGAATTCATGTACGGTGCTGCCAGGAGTATGAGAGACTTTATCGTCATCACCCTGGGTACAGGTGTAGGTAGCGGTATCGTGGCAAATGGTCAGCTGATCTATGGTCACGACGGTTTTGCCGGCGAACTGGGTCACTGTATCGTTATTCCTGGTGGTCGTTTCCACCCTGGAACCAAGGCGCATGGTTCACTCGAAGCATACGCTTCTGCTACAGGTGTGACCAATACTGCACTGGAATTCCTGGAAACACGTCCGAATACACAAAGTCTGTTGCGTGAATTCAAAAAAGAAGAAGTAAATTCAAAAGTAATTTATGAAGCTGCCATGAAGGGCGATCCCCTGGCCATGGAAGTGTATGAGTTCACCGGTAAAGTGCTGGGTGAGGCATTAGCGAACTTCGTCATGTTCTCCAGCCCTGAAGCCATCGTATTGTTCGGTGGTCTGACCAAAGCCGGCGATCTGTTAATGAAACCAGTTCGTGAGCATATGGAAAAGAACCTGCTGCCTATCTTCCAGAATAAGGTCAAGCTGGTATTCTCCGAACTGAAAGAAAGCGATGCTGCTATATTAGGTGCGAGCGCACTGGCATGGGAGATGAAAGATTAA
- a CDS encoding N(4)-(beta-N-acetylglucosaminyl)-L-asparaginase, protein MQDRRHFLKAAALGAAALSLDGVKSTHAAPFVKKDRTTKPIVLSTWDFGRAANLAAWEILKKGGRALDAVEAGVKIPEADPNNHTVGFSGYPDRDGRVTLDACIMDEKGNCGSVASLEHIVHAISVARAVMEKTPHVMLVGDGALQFALSQGFKKENLLTPESEKAWKEWLKKSEYKPLMNIENSSYGQGNNPTTFSPRMLPGNQYNHDTIGLVAIDANGDLSGACTTSGMAYKLHGRVGDSPIIGAGLYVDNEIGAATSTGVGEEVIRIVGSHLVVELMRQGYPPEKACKEAVERIVKKGPERSKGLQVGFLAVNKKGEHGAYCLQKGFNYAVLSEKENNVLIDGKSYYK, encoded by the coding sequence ATGCAAGATCGCAGACATTTTTTAAAAGCAGCGGCCCTCGGTGCCGCTGCTTTGTCTTTAGACGGAGTAAAGAGTACACATGCCGCGCCGTTTGTAAAAAAAGACAGAACTACTAAGCCTATCGTATTATCTACGTGGGATTTTGGCCGTGCCGCTAACCTGGCCGCATGGGAGATTTTGAAGAAAGGTGGTCGCGCACTGGATGCAGTGGAAGCCGGTGTAAAAATACCGGAAGCTGATCCTAATAACCACACCGTAGGTTTCAGCGGTTACCCCGACCGTGATGGCCGTGTAACACTGGATGCCTGTATCATGGATGAGAAAGGCAATTGTGGCTCCGTAGCTTCCCTGGAGCACATTGTACATGCTATTTCTGTAGCACGTGCAGTGATGGAAAAAACACCGCATGTGATGCTGGTGGGTGATGGTGCCCTGCAATTCGCACTATCACAGGGTTTTAAAAAGGAAAACCTGCTCACGCCCGAGTCTGAAAAAGCATGGAAAGAGTGGCTGAAAAAATCCGAGTATAAGCCCCTCATGAACATTGAAAATTCCTCTTATGGCCAGGGTAATAATCCAACTACCTTTAGTCCTCGGATGCTGCCTGGTAACCAGTATAACCACGATACCATCGGGTTGGTGGCGATCGATGCAAACGGCGATCTATCCGGTGCATGCACCACCAGTGGTATGGCATACAAACTACATGGCCGTGTGGGCGACTCCCCTATCATCGGTGCTGGTTTGTATGTAGACAATGAAATTGGCGCTGCTACTTCTACAGGTGTAGGTGAAGAAGTGATCCGCATTGTTGGTAGTCACCTGGTAGTAGAACTCATGCGTCAGGGTTATCCACCTGAAAAGGCTTGTAAAGAAGCCGTAGAGCGCATTGTGAAGAAAGGTCCTGAAAGGTCTAAAGGCCTGCAGGTAGGTTTCCTCGCAGTGAACAAAAAAGGAGAACACGGCGCTTATTGCCTGCAGAAAGGCTTCAACTACGCAGTACTTTCTGAAAAAGAAAATAACGTGCTGATTGACGGCAAAAGCTACTATAAATAA
- a CDS encoding copper homeostasis protein CutC, whose amino-acid sequence MITLEICAGSVASCIAAQEGGAKRIELCDNLLEGGTTPSYATIALAREKVNIDLYPIIRPRGGDFLYDDLEFATMQKDIQLCKELGCNGVVIGLLTADGKVDVPRTKALVELAWPMGVTFHRAFDMTEDPLQALEDVISTGCERILTSGQRNTAVEGVDLLKRLVEKAAGRIAIMVGSGVRANNIATLMKETGATEFHTSAKGYNESRMVYRNPNVSMGGIPGVPEYGISQTQVDEVKKILELAG is encoded by the coding sequence ATGATTACACTTGAAATATGTGCGGGTTCTGTAGCATCCTGTATCGCGGCCCAGGAAGGTGGGGCAAAACGAATAGAACTGTGTGATAACCTGCTGGAAGGCGGTACTACACCCAGCTATGCCACTATCGCACTGGCACGTGAAAAGGTGAATATTGACCTGTATCCTATTATACGCCCACGTGGAGGTGATTTCCTGTACGATGATCTGGAATTTGCCACGATGCAGAAAGATATTCAGCTCTGTAAAGAACTGGGTTGTAATGGCGTGGTAATAGGTTTGCTTACAGCAGATGGCAAGGTAGATGTACCCCGTACAAAAGCACTGGTAGAACTGGCATGGCCCATGGGCGTGACTTTTCACAGAGCCTTTGATATGACGGAAGATCCTTTGCAGGCACTGGAAGATGTGATCAGTACAGGATGTGAGCGTATACTTACTTCCGGCCAACGGAATACTGCGGTTGAAGGCGTAGACCTGCTGAAGAGATTGGTCGAAAAAGCAGCAGGGCGTATTGCTATTATGGTGGGTTCCGGGGTGAGAGCGAACAATATCGCTACGCTGATGAAAGAAACAGGTGCTACAGAGTTTCATACATCTGCTAAAGGATATAATGAGAGTAGAATGGTGTACAGAAATCCAAATGTGAGTATGGGAGGTATACCGGGAGTACCGGAATATGGCATCTCTCAGACGCAGGTGGATGAGGTGAAAAAAATATTGGAATTAGCAGGATAA
- a CDS encoding RagB/SusD family nutrient uptake outer membrane protein yields MKNLLYTLSAAAIFIFSACKKDYLDTMPTDSYASDQVFTTVDNAWNAINGIHRSLYKQYDSQDQGGQGSMMIVNDMLGDDLVMTAAGNGWFNTTYKWTMHRNSSATLLEYSYLFYYKIISNANMIINNIDGATGSESDRKNIKGQAYAYRAWAYLNLVQYFGKRYDASGTNTQPGVPVLTTNTTVGQPRSTVEQVYTQINLDADSAIADLTIASAPNNKSHISLATAKGIKARIALTQQNWAVAAKYAAEAKAGYTLMTNASYQTGFNDYTNGEWMWGSHQISEQTSYFYSFFAYMSSNFNSTNIRTNPKAINKTLYNQISATDVRKKMWSVDGTGVTVPSGGVLKAYMNKKFLAASSSSSIGDVPIMRAAEMYLIEAEADARMGQDAAAADVLYTLAVNRDPSYVKSTKTGNDLLQEILVQRRIELWGEGFRFFDLKRMDAALDRTGANHSTTLTNGLMTMPAGDKQWQFLIPQDELNANKAIEQNEL; encoded by the coding sequence ATGAAGAACTTACTATATACACTTTCTGCTGCAGCTATATTTATTTTTTCAGCGTGTAAGAAAGACTATCTGGATACAATGCCTACAGACAGTTATGCGTCTGACCAGGTATTTACAACGGTGGATAATGCGTGGAATGCCATCAATGGTATTCACCGCTCTCTCTACAAACAATATGATTCCCAGGATCAGGGCGGTCAGGGTAGTATGATGATCGTGAACGATATGCTGGGGGATGACCTGGTAATGACAGCTGCCGGAAATGGTTGGTTCAATACAACTTACAAGTGGACCATGCATCGTAATTCCTCTGCAACTTTGCTGGAATACAGTTACCTCTTTTATTATAAGATTATTTCCAATGCGAACATGATCATTAATAATATTGACGGGGCAACCGGTTCAGAAAGTGACAGGAAAAATATTAAAGGACAGGCTTACGCTTACAGGGCATGGGCCTATTTGAACCTGGTACAATACTTTGGTAAACGGTACGATGCCTCCGGTACGAATACGCAGCCAGGAGTGCCTGTGCTGACGACAAATACCACTGTGGGTCAACCAAGATCGACTGTAGAGCAGGTATATACACAAATAAACCTGGATGCTGATTCTGCCATCGCTGATCTGACAATAGCTTCTGCTCCTAATAACAAGTCGCATATCAGTCTGGCGACTGCAAAAGGTATCAAGGCCCGTATTGCACTGACTCAGCAAAACTGGGCGGTAGCTGCAAAATATGCGGCTGAAGCAAAGGCTGGGTATACACTGATGACCAATGCCAGTTATCAGACAGGTTTCAATGACTATACCAATGGAGAATGGATGTGGGGTAGCCATCAGATATCCGAACAGACCAGTTACTTTTATTCATTCTTCGCTTATATGTCCAGCAACTTCAATTCTACAAACATCCGTACTAATCCGAAAGCGATTAACAAAACACTATATAACCAGATCAGCGCAACTGATGTACGTAAAAAAATGTGGAGTGTGGATGGTACTGGTGTAACTGTGCCTTCAGGTGGTGTATTAAAAGCTTACATGAATAAGAAGTTTCTGGCAGCCAGCTCCAGCAGCAGTATCGGGGATGTACCGATTATGCGCGCGGCAGAAATGTATCTCATAGAAGCTGAAGCGGATGCAAGAATGGGACAGGATGCGGCAGCGGCAGATGTATTGTATACTTTAGCTGTGAACAGGGATCCTTCTTATGTAAAAAGTACCAAAACAGGGAATGACCTGTTGCAGGAAATTCTTGTTCAGCGCCGTATTGAGTTGTGGGGAGAAGGGTTCAGGTTCTTTGACCTGAAGCGTATGGATGCTGCATTGGATAGAACAGGTGCTAACCATAGTACTACCCTGACTAACGGGTTGATGACAATGCCGGCAGGGGATAAGCAGTGGCAGTTTTTGATTCCTCAGGATGAGTTGAATGCGAATAAAGCGATTGAACAAAATGAGTTATAA
- a CDS encoding TonB-dependent receptor: MKLAFTVILLTCMQVSANVFSQQRFTLNLEDVKLARLLKLIEKESDYRFVYSNDLIATDEKVTVNVNDKPLETLLEQALIHTGLTFKVMSGKLVGIAPGSQMITDEPVKGLITDASGAPLPGVSVRVAKTSKGTVTNARGEFQLEAPSTGTLVISYVGYIDQEVPVKGRSNLSVTMVVDTKGLNEVVVIAFGTANRKSFTGSLAQVEGKTLESRPVTNAFNALEGAAPGIQVNAGSGQPGDGPSIRIRGIGSINASSDPLYVVDGVPYSGDISSINANDIESISLLKDAASSALYGARAANGVVMITTKKGKQIGNHISIRAMQGVTSRGLPEYNRVNAQEYYPLMWEAYRNSLLKSNSLSDANAIAAGQVSGKEGIFEQLAYNPFNVANNEIVGTDGKLNSNAKLLYAEDLDWEKAIQRTGSRGDYNVNFNGNSEKSDYLISLGYVKEKGFVIKSDFQRVTGRINLNTQPLKWFRTGINANGSFITSNQANTDGSSSYVNPFNFTRNMGPIYPVHAHDPATGDYLLDDNGNQMYDLGNMTAYGLKARPGGASPGRHIIAETQYNDNYFKRNNVSARTFGEVSFLRDFKFTTNVSVDITNTMYGTYDNTVVGDGAPAGRASRETLARVGFTMNELLNYGHSFGKHRVEALVGHENYDLTRDLLYGSRQNIILDAGNSELINFTTTNSLYSYQIKYRTEGYLSRVNYSFDDKYFLSGSFRRDGTSRFSQDLRWGNFWSIGGAWRMDGENFIKDITWIDLLKLRASYGVVGNDALLDGDGNSIYYAWQALYEPYSNASEAGMLQSSIGSTLQWEQNKSYDVGVDFGIFKQRITGSVEYFHRQSSNLLFSVPLPLSSGVTEQYANIGTMYNRGIELNIGADVLKVKDFKWRVDINATTYKNKVTKLPSSEIINGTKKLTEGHGMYDYWLREYKGVDEATGSPLYRAQVLTDTTNTWALKSGDTVTTNINNAKYHYAGSAIPDVYGGITNTFTYKNFELSFLLSYQIGGKVYDATYAALMHQSTYGTALHKDALKRWQKAGDKTNVPRMDASETTNLAGSTSDRWLTDASFLNLRRVSLGYTLPKRVTSRMHLAAVNVFASGENLALFSARKGMNITQSFTGVTSNGYVPSRIVTFGINVSL, encoded by the coding sequence ATGAAACTGGCTTTTACAGTGATATTGCTGACCTGTATGCAGGTGTCTGCGAATGTTTTTTCGCAGCAGCGTTTCACATTAAACCTGGAGGATGTAAAACTGGCCAGGCTGCTAAAGCTGATAGAAAAAGAAAGTGATTACCGATTTGTATACAGCAATGACCTGATTGCCACTGATGAGAAAGTAACTGTCAATGTAAATGATAAACCGCTGGAAACATTGCTGGAACAGGCATTGATACATACCGGACTCACTTTTAAAGTGATGTCAGGTAAGCTGGTTGGCATTGCTCCCGGCTCGCAGATGATTACTGACGAACCGGTGAAAGGTCTTATCACAGATGCATCCGGAGCACCGTTACCAGGTGTAAGCGTACGCGTGGCTAAAACAAGCAAAGGAACTGTAACAAATGCCCGTGGTGAATTTCAGCTGGAAGCGCCTTCTACCGGTACCCTGGTAATTAGTTATGTAGGTTATATAGACCAGGAAGTACCAGTTAAGGGTCGTTCTAACCTGAGTGTAACGATGGTGGTGGATACAAAAGGTCTGAATGAAGTAGTGGTTATTGCATTTGGTACTGCGAATCGTAAATCCTTTACCGGTTCCCTGGCACAGGTAGAAGGTAAAACATTGGAAAGCAGGCCTGTAACAAATGCATTTAATGCACTTGAAGGCGCTGCACCTGGTATACAGGTAAATGCAGGTTCCGGTCAGCCCGGAGATGGTCCAAGTATCCGCATCCGTGGTATCGGTTCAATTAATGCCAGCAGCGATCCGCTGTATGTGGTAGATGGTGTACCTTACTCTGGTGATATTTCCAGCATCAATGCCAACGATATAGAAAGTATTTCTCTTCTGAAAGATGCCGCTTCTTCCGCATTATATGGTGCCCGTGCCGCAAACGGTGTCGTAATGATTACTACCAAAAAGGGTAAGCAGATTGGCAACCATATCAGTATCAGGGCTATGCAGGGTGTAACCAGCCGTGGTCTGCCTGAATACAACCGTGTAAATGCACAGGAATATTATCCGCTCATGTGGGAAGCTTATCGTAACTCACTGCTGAAAAGTAATTCACTCAGCGATGCAAATGCAATCGCTGCAGGTCAGGTATCGGGAAAAGAAGGCATTTTTGAACAGCTGGCATATAATCCATTTAATGTAGCCAATAATGAAATTGTAGGTACAGATGGAAAACTTAATTCAAATGCCAAATTGCTGTATGCAGAAGACCTGGATTGGGAAAAAGCGATTCAACGCACCGGAAGCCGTGGTGATTACAATGTTAATTTCAATGGTAACAGTGAAAAGAGCGATTACCTCATTTCCCTGGGGTATGTGAAGGAAAAAGGATTTGTTATCAAATCTGATTTCCAGCGTGTAACCGGTCGTATTAACCTGAATACACAACCGCTGAAATGGTTCAGAACAGGTATCAATGCAAACGGTAGTTTTATTACTTCCAACCAGGCAAATACAGATGGTAGTTCTTCTTACGTGAACCCATTTAACTTTACCCGTAACATGGGGCCTATTTACCCGGTTCATGCACACGATCCAGCCACAGGCGATTACCTGCTGGATGATAACGGCAACCAGATGTATGACCTGGGTAATATGACGGCATATGGTCTGAAAGCGCGTCCTGGTGGTGCAAGTCCTGGTCGTCATATCATTGCTGAAACACAATACAACGACAACTATTTTAAACGTAATAACGTTTCTGCCAGAACATTTGGCGAAGTAAGCTTTCTGCGTGATTTTAAATTCACTACGAATGTAAGCGTGGATATCACCAATACCATGTATGGTACTTATGATAACACCGTTGTGGGTGACGGTGCTCCTGCGGGAAGAGCTTCCCGTGAAACCCTGGCGAGAGTCGGTTTTACGATGAATGAACTGTTAAACTACGGACACTCATTTGGTAAACATAGGGTAGAAGCACTGGTAGGTCATGAAAATTATGACCTGACAAGAGACTTACTGTATGGTTCCCGTCAAAACATCATACTGGATGCAGGTAACTCTGAGCTCATTAACTTTACAACTACCAATAGTCTTTATTCTTACCAGATAAAATACCGTACTGAAGGTTATTTATCAAGGGTGAACTACAGTTTTGATGATAAATATTTCCTCTCCGGTTCCTTCCGTCGCGATGGTACCAGCCGTTTCTCACAGGACCTGCGCTGGGGTAACTTCTGGTCAATTGGTGGTGCATGGAGAATGGATGGTGAAAACTTTATCAAAGATATCACCTGGATTGACCTGTTGAAATTACGTGCTTCCTATGGTGTAGTTGGTAATGATGCGCTGCTGGATGGTGATGGCAATTCTATTTACTATGCATGGCAGGCATTATATGAACCATATTCCAATGCAAGTGAAGCAGGTATGCTGCAAAGCTCAATTGGCAGTACACTGCAATGGGAACAGAATAAGAGCTACGACGTGGGTGTGGACTTCGGTATCTTCAAACAACGCATTACCGGTAGTGTGGAATATTTCCATCGTCAGTCAAGCAACCTTCTGTTTAGTGTGCCGCTGCCATTGTCCAGCGGTGTGACCGAACAGTATGCGAATATTGGTACCATGTACAACCGTGGTATTGAATTGAACATTGGTGCAGATGTATTGAAAGTAAAAGATTTCAAATGGAGAGTAGATATAAACGCTACTACCTATAAGAATAAAGTGACCAAGCTGCCTAGCAGTGAGATTATCAACGGTACAAAGAAACTGACCGAAGGTCATGGTATGTATGATTACTGGCTGCGTGAATACAAAGGTGTGGACGAAGCGACGGGTTCTCCGCTGTACCGTGCCCAGGTTTTAACTGATACAACCAACACATGGGCATTAAAGTCTGGTGATACGGTTACGACGAACATCAATAATGCTAAATACCACTATGCAGGTTCTGCTATCCCTGATGTATATGGTGGTATCACTAACACTTTCACTTATAAGAATTTTGAATTATCATTCCTGTTGAGCTATCAGATAGGTGGTAAAGTATATGATGCAACCTATGCCGCACTTATGCACCAGAGTACCTATGGTACTGCATTGCACAAAGATGCACTGAAACGCTGGCAGAAAGCCGGAGATAAAACAAATGTACCAAGAATGGATGCTTCAGAAACAACCAACCTGGCTGGCAGTACCTCTGACCGCTGGCTCACGGATGCTTCTTTCCTGAATCTGAGAAGGGTATCGCTGGGGTATACATTGCCTAAGCGGGTTACTTCCAGGATGCACCTGGCTGCTGTAAATGTATTTGCAAGTGGTGAGAACCTGGCGCTATTCTCTGCCCGTAAGGGTATGAATATCACCCAGTCATTTACTGGTGTGACTTCTAATGGGTATGTGCCATCCCGCATTGTGACTTTTGGTATTAATGTTTCACTCTAA
- a CDS encoding FecR family protein, whose protein sequence is MDQSRIWLLLARKISGESTLDELRELEMLLKDEPALSYYASLMKEIELVTPDPVTDVEMALEKHLELIWAPPVQAKRSKRVLLFRSMAVAASVLIAGVAIWGIWSNRGQRLSKQDLLVSEVLTKHGSRSKVTLPDNSIVWLNVGSKLNYDYGKSDSREVILEGEAFFDVQKDEKRPFLIHTRKMDITVLGTSFNVRAYREDKTVETSLIQGKVEVTIKGDKPKKIILTPNQKIVLPNQEITITAPSNALSTGKEHYLLSEVRVNPQDSLVAETAWKENYLIFNNERFEDIAIKMERWFDVNIVFQDSSVKNYRFTGTFTNETVEQTLDALEFSSRFHYQIDKKKVIIKR, encoded by the coding sequence ATGGATCAAAGTAGAATCTGGTTATTACTGGCGAGAAAAATTTCCGGGGAATCAACTCTCGATGAGTTGCGGGAACTGGAAATGTTACTGAAGGATGAACCGGCTTTAAGCTATTACGCTTCCCTGATGAAGGAGATAGAGCTGGTAACTCCTGATCCTGTTACAGATGTTGAAATGGCATTGGAAAAGCACCTGGAATTGATATGGGCTCCCCCGGTACAGGCAAAACGGTCAAAAAGGGTTCTCCTTTTCCGTAGCATGGCGGTTGCCGCCAGTGTGCTGATCGCCGGTGTTGCTATATGGGGAATCTGGTCAAACAGGGGGCAGCGTCTCTCAAAACAAGACCTGCTTGTCAGTGAAGTTTTAACCAAACACGGCTCCCGCTCAAAGGTTACCTTGCCGGACAATTCTATTGTATGGCTAAATGTAGGCAGCAAATTAAATTATGACTATGGCAAGTCTGACAGCCGCGAAGTCATATTGGAAGGAGAAGCATTTTTTGATGTACAAAAAGATGAAAAGCGGCCGTTTCTGATCCATACCCGCAAAATGGACATCACGGTTTTAGGTACTTCGTTCAACGTAAGAGCATACCGGGAGGATAAAACAGTTGAAACCTCCCTTATCCAGGGTAAAGTAGAAGTGACGATCAAAGGTGATAAACCTAAAAAGATCATACTGACGCCCAATCAGAAAATTGTGTTGCCAAACCAGGAAATCACAATAACTGCTCCGTCCAATGCACTGTCAACCGGAAAAGAGCATTATTTATTGAGTGAGGTACGTGTCAATCCACAGGACAGCCTTGTAGCTGAAACCGCATGGAAAGAGAACTATCTCATTTTTAACAATGAAAGATTTGAGGATATAGCCATAAAAATGGAACGTTGGTTCGATGTAAATATCGTATTCCAGGATTCCTCCGTAAAGAATTATAGATTTACCGGCACCTTTACTAATGAAACAGTTGAACAAACCCTTGATGCATTGGAGTTTTCATCCAGGTTCCATTACCAGATTGATAAAAAGAAGGTTATTATAAAACGATAG
- a CDS encoding RNA polymerase sigma-70 factor, protein MEFSFFLINFSVRLNLDYNKSGEQGAMIEEATIQVLAGRVATGNEDAYRQLFRLFYKPLSKFAFTIVKSIEQAEEIASDVFVNVWKNRERLLEIASLKVYLYVAAKNLSLNYLNRQRLEHFSLDELEVEMTAQDKSPEQLMISGEMAKKITEAVNNLPPRCKIIFKLVREDGLKYKEVARILDISVNTVDVQMAIASKKISESLKLYLSFR, encoded by the coding sequence GTGGAGTTTTCATTCTTCTTAATTAATTTTAGCGTTCGTTTAAACTTAGACTACAACAAATCAGGGGAGCAGGGTGCAATGATAGAAGAGGCAACTATACAAGTGTTAGCCGGTAGGGTCGCAACAGGTAATGAAGATGCTTACCGGCAATTATTCAGGTTATTTTATAAACCGCTTAGCAAATTTGCATTTACTATTGTTAAATCAATAGAACAGGCGGAAGAAATTGCCTCAGACGTTTTTGTGAATGTCTGGAAGAATCGTGAGCGTCTGTTAGAGATTGCCAGCCTGAAAGTGTACCTCTATGTTGCTGCGAAAAACCTTTCACTGAACTACCTGAACAGGCAAAGGTTAGAACACTTTAGCCTCGATGAGCTGGAAGTGGAAATGACTGCCCAGGACAAAAGCCCGGAGCAACTGATGATTTCCGGGGAAATGGCTAAAAAGATCACCGAAGCTGTGAATAACCTGCCACCCAGGTGCAAAATCATTTTCAAACTGGTCCGGGAAGACGGATTAAAATATAAAGAAGTGGCCCGTATATTAGACATATCTGTCAATACGGTGGATGTGCAAATGGCGATTGCCAGCAAAAAAATCAGTGAATCTTTGAAATTATACCTGTCTTTCAGGTGA